The Cloacibacillus sp. DNA window GGCGGCGGCGTTGCCGCGCCTCCACTCCGCCCAGCCGTCGCGCCAGTCGTTTGCGGCTTCGCGGTGCACCGCGTTGGATAAGAGGGGGAGACAGGCCAGCAGGGCGCATAAAACAGTAACGCGGAGCATAAACTTCCCCGCCCCTCCGTTCTTTTGCTTGCAGTCGGAGAATCTTTGCGTTATTTTATTGAAGATGATTTTTACCCCGGAGGGAATTGCATGCATATAACGGCGGCTCCTTGTTACATAAATATTATAGAGTATGCGGCAGAATGTCCATGAAGTCAAGAGCGGCGAAGCTGCTGGCCTCGGCGGCGCACGAGGCTGCGGTCCGCGAGGTGCTTACGACTCCGAAGCCGGGGCTTGTCGACGCTGAGGGAAACGGCTGTCACGAGGATATGGACTGCGCGCTTTTTATAAAGAGCGCGCGGGCGATCGCGCCGTTTTGGGAGGAGCAGGCGCGTACCGGTCTCAACGGAACGCCGCCTTCGGAGGCGATGCGGGAGCTGAGGGCGGCAGGGGCGGAGATGGAGCGCGCGATGTTTGCCGCCACGGATGGGATAAACACCCATAAGGGGCTGATCTATCTCATGTCGCTTTTGCTTTACGGAGCTGGCTATATGCTCTCGACGAAGGGTGAAGCGTCGGCGGAGGGCGCGGCAATGGCCGCCTCGTGCGCTGTAAGCGGCGCTGTGGCGAGGGAGCTCGGCCCGCTGGCCGCGAAGAGGCCGGAGAGGAGCCT harbors:
- a CDS encoding triphosphoribosyl-dephospho-CoA synthase, with the translated sequence MKSRAAKLLASAAHEAAVREVLTTPKPGLVDAEGNGCHEDMDCALFIKSARAIAPFWEEQARTGLNGTPPSEAMRELRAAGAEMERAMFAATDGINTHKGLIYLMSLLLYGAGYMLSTKGEASAEGAAMAASCAVSGAVARELGPLAAKRPERSLSNGERLFLEYGITGVRGEAERAFPSVVRGGLSALRNAIDAGAAENDAGLAALLAIMAVCEDSNVIHRAGYDYWKNVYPRLVVDTAARFDPRRPDYRPLYALEAGFLPLRVSPGGAADLLSCTYFLNFLQKDIIY